Genomic DNA from Melospiza georgiana isolate bMelGeo1 chromosome 3, bMelGeo1.pri, whole genome shotgun sequence:
GTCACGGCTCATTTCTTAACTGAAAGAGTCTGAAGCAGTAGAGATGCAAGAGAAAAGTTGTTACCACATGGGAATAGTACAGATGCTGATAATATATTGTAATGGGGGAGGGTGAGAAACAAGAGTACTCGAAGCATTTGGTgctggaaggggaggaggaagacaTATGCCTCTCGAGGAAGCACTTAATGGATGATGCCTGTAAAGGACACGGCTGAGTAGCATGGGCCTGGAGAGGCATGGCACTTGCAGGACTGCCAGAGCACCAGGAGAATGCTTTTGGCAGCCCTGCAATGTCTGGTTTTCCTGCCCGTGTCTCTGGGAAGGTGCAGCCAGCTATACCAGCAGTTGAACCCCATGCAGTCCCAGTAGCTACTGCCACAGTCAGCCTTGGGACCGGGGGCAGGAAGGCTCCAGGGGTGACAGCGCAGGTAGCAGGCACGCAAGCAGCTCGGGGCTCCGTGtgccagagcccacagcccagcacagcactgggtgCTCCTCCAAGCGGGGCCAGCCGGCGGCCCGAGGGTCACTCCCTGCAGCGCGTCCCCCGCCGCCAGCCGGGACAAGGCCGGGCCAGGGCCGCTGTGGGCGCGGCCCGGCGGCAGAGGCGGGTCCGGGCCCCTGACGGGCCCTCACGACGGAGCGCCGAGAGGAAGgcaaagggaaaggaaacagcACAACGCCTTTGGGCTGCAGGGAGGCGCAGCCCCTGAGACGAGCTGCCCGTCTGTGTGAGGAGGGTGAGTAGCGAGCAGAGAAGTGAGAGAGGATTGGAAGTGAGGTGCTGACAGGAGTGGTATGTCCGTGATGCTGCAGCATAAATATGGGGCTGCGACCCTGAAATGagggccaggctgtggggctgcactgctgagaGAAGCCACGGTCAGTGCAGGTGCGTGTCACGAACTTCTGAGGGAGGGTGATTTTGTGCATGGATATACATATCCGTGCATGTTACTGTATTTATGGGTACTTGGGTCTACatagactttaaaaaaaataaaggatacaAAGAAAAACTATAAAACTATTGCTGGTAGTTAGCTCTGTTACTCCTTCCTTGGAAGTGGCTGTAGTTACTGGCCGTGTCACTTGAACATTTGTAGTTAATTCCTGGTAGCATCTTAGATTCTCCAGGGTTGGAAGAGTGACTATCTGTTGACTTCCTGTTGTCAATTAAAGTTACTTCTCAGGACCTTTTGCATGAGTTGTGAATAAAAATACCTCTTGCCAACAGATGAGTGCCACATCAGCCACGAGCTGTGTCTTGCCACCGGCACTTGGGCCTGAGCAAGAGGAGCAAGAGAGCTCGGAGACACATATGTCTGTTCTGTGGTATGCAGGGCAGCTTGCAATTACTTACTATGATACAGAAGACTGCTCAGTCTACTTCATGCCTGACATACCTGATAGTGAAGACCTCAAGCTACTGCAAAAAGTGATTGGGGAACTTAACCCTCAATGCATAGTGACCAGTGCAAAACAGGACCAGAATATTGCTAAATTCCTGACCAACCTAACAGCTACTGCGGGTGATAAAGACATAGGAAAACCAGAAATTGTCTTGTTTCCCAACATAGATTTTGGTCTAGAAGTCAGCAAGCAACGGATCCTGTCTAGGCAATTTCCATTTATTCCATCTCATATGACTGCCACAGAGAAAATTCTCTATTTGTCCTCAATCATCCCTTTTGAGAGTCCACTCATGATACGAGCCTTAGGGGGGCTTCTTAAGTTTCTAGACAGAAGAAGGGTTGGAGTTGAACTCGAAGACAGCAGTATAGCAGTTCCtattttggcttttaaaaaatttgtgCTGTCAGATACTGTGAATATGGACCAAGACACTTACTGTGTCCTTCAGATATTTAAAAGTGATATCCATCCTTCTGTGTACAAGCTATCCAGTGGACTAAAAGAAGGATTTAGCTTATTTGGAATTTTAAACCGTTGCAGATGCAAATGGGGAGAAAAACTGCTGAGGTTGTGGCTCACACGACCTACCCGGAACCTGACAGAGCTGAACAAACGGCTGGATGTTATCAACTTCTTCCTGCTAGCTCAGAACCATGAAACAGTCCTCACTCTTCAAAACTGCCtcaagaatattaaaaatgtgcCTCTTATTTTAAAGAGAATGACTCTTTCCAACACAAAAGTTAGTGACTGGCAAGCACTGTATAAGACAGCGTACAATGCAGTGTGCCTTAGAGACACGTGTCGTTCTCTGCCCAACACTATTGAACTTTTTCAGACTATTTCACATGTCTTCACTGATGACCTGCACTACATTGCTAACCTGATCAGCAAAGTGGTAGACTTTGAAGGCAGCCTCTCCGAGAACCGCTTCACTGTTAGACCCAATGTAGATGCCACGATTGATGAGAAGAAACGAAAGCTGATGGGACTGTCAGACTTCCTTACAGAAGTGGCACGAAAAGAACTGGAGACTTTGGACAATCAAATTCCCTCCTGTGCTGTCATCTACATTCCTTTGATTGGGTTCCTCCTCTCCATTCCACGCCTGCCAAATATGGTGGATAAGACTGACTTCGAAATTGAAGGCTTGGACTTCATGTTCTTGTCAGAGGATAA
This window encodes:
- the MSH5 gene encoding mutS protein homolog 5, encoding MSATSATSCVLPPALGPEQEEQESSETHMSVLWYAGQLAITYYDTEDCSVYFMPDIPDSEDLKLLQKVIGELNPQCIVTSAKQDQNIAKFLTNLTATAGDKDIGKPEIVLFPNIDFGLEVSKQRILSRQFPFIPSHMTATEKILYLSSIIPFESPLMIRALGGLLKFLDRRRVGVELEDSSIAVPILAFKKFVLSDTVNMDQDTYCVLQIFKSDIHPSVYKLSSGLKEGFSLFGILNRCRCKWGEKLLRLWLTRPTRNLTELNKRLDVINFFLLAQNHETVLTLQNCLKNIKNVPLILKRMTLSNTKVSDWQALYKTAYNAVCLRDTCRSLPNTIELFQTISHVFTDDLHYIANLISKVVDFEGSLSENRFTVRPNVDATIDEKKRKLMGLSDFLTEVARKELETLDNQIPSCAVIYIPLIGFLLSIPRLPNMVDKTDFEIEGLDFMFLSEDKLHYRSARTKELDSLLGDLHCEIRDQETLIMHQLQTRILEKSEVLNSVIEYTAHLDVLLALAATARENGYCRPHFTHRHGFHIKDGRHPLMELCAKTFVANPVDSGEATRRIKIITGPNSSGKSVYLKQVGLIVYMALIGSYVPAAEAEIGVIDGIYTRIHSRESVSVGLSTFMIDLNQVAKAVNNATERSLVLIDEFGKGTNTLDGLSLLAAVLRYWIRQGTQCPQVFVSTNFHSLMQLELLPDTPLLEYLTMETHQDGEELIFFYQIKQGMSTISHAANIAALAGMPAKIIERGVEVSELIRNGKPIKRLDHPSKCDRLGKCKSVVEKFLSIDLDDPQVDLEEFMSKEILPSAASVL